Sequence from the Solea senegalensis isolate Sse05_10M linkage group LG1, IFAPA_SoseM_1, whole genome shotgun sequence genome:
GGGAAATGTCGTCTGTGTATGAATGAGTCTTTTCTAATAAAAAGTGTTTCAagattactattattattaacaacTTCATTGTGACTTCATTGTGAATTGTGGCTCAGGTGTAGTGAAAGCCTACATTCATTCATCAcgtactgctttatcctcatcCAGatgagggtcacaggtcactcgagtcaatcccagctgtaCAATAGCTACACCCGCGACAGGCTGCCAGTTCATTGTTCTGCAAGACAACAATGCTATGCCAGTATTCCACCGTATGATCCTGGACAGATCggcagttcatcacagggccacataacTATctacactcacacctatggtcaatttattgtgtccaatttgcctaatcccccaATTAGCATGTTTTCGGACTGCGGCAGggaaccagagaacccagaaaaaaatgggtcttcttgctgcaatgGCAAGAGTGAAAAAAGTAATCAGTTGTTCTTAAACAGAGGCAAATAGACAGCACGTATGAGTGGACGCTCGTGTGACTGACAGCATGTCTCGTTCATAAGTGTCTGAACTCACTGTTGCAGAATATACACATGGCCCTAGCcaaatcttcatcttcatcttatGGCTCATGTTCAGAAAGGCCAAGtgcaatttgaatttgaataagTGCATCATAATAATTCCAACAGTCCACAATAATGacataagtaagtaagtaagtaatgtTTAATCTCCGGCAAAAACATGCCACGTTGATAAGGTGATTACAAGTTGAGTTCTTGAAGTGTTCTCCAATTTCATAAGGGTAGATTTTAACCACTCCCCCTTGGGTAAGGAAAATGGAATGGGGCAGGGGTAATAAATGGGAAATGGAATTGTGGTGCGTTACGGTTGTAGTTGTAGACAGGAATTCCCACAACATTGAACTCAAATGTCCTCGGAGGATTCCTGGAGGACTGTCACAGCACAAAGTGCTTCTTTTACTGTTAATAGCACTGCAGTTGTTTCACAGTGCACATAATGCTGTTTAATGTTGCTACACCACATCTAATAATAGCTAGCCCGAGATAAGTTTGCACaatttgcagtctcaccactagatgtcactaattcttacacattaaGCTCCTAATTTCGTTCTGCGCTGCATCGCTGATGCTTTtgcaaagtaataataaaagaaagggACAATAAATTGAAGCGTCACATTGTCTGCAGCAACGACAAGGCACAGACGCACTCAGTCCACTTTGACCCACTGACTGCGGCTCCAAGAGTTATTTTTGACCGGGTCATCCAACTACATCCAGTATCAGCCAAGATAGGACCAGACACAGCGAGTGCACTTGTTTCTCACTGATTCGTGCGCTTGACTTTGGACAGACCTCACactctacagcagcagcagaagcagcagcaaacatgtcCCGTTTAGTTGCTCGTCTTGCCGTTGCGGTTTCCCAGCGCGCAACAGTCGCCAAATCCGGGATTTCATCTTGGAGGATCCCGATCCTCTTCCGTCCTGTATCCACATGTCAAGGTACCGTGTTTTTGCTTTCCTTATTTGGCACATTCGCCTTTTTTGGACGCCGTGGTTTCCTGCAGCTGCAACAACACGCTCTACAGTTTTCCTCATTGATATTTATTACTAAGATGACTGAGTGCTGTATACTTTCTGATTGAGAAAATGCCGGACACAAAGAAGAGCAGTGTGGCAATAAatcactttacattttaaatgaagtaaaaaagaaaatgtaaaactaaGGAGTGGCAGAAGCATCGGATTACAAGTTGTTCATCAAATGCATACAATAGAGAAATCAACGTATACAATTaggattattatttaatttagattCTTTTTAATTGTATGCTGGAGGTGGACAATTACAGGTCAATATGTTTAGTTCACAGTTAAGGTTGCTGCCAGATTTTgacatatgtttaaaaaaaaaaatctgagattTGATCAGTGCCGGTCCAAGCCTTTGTGGGGCCCCGAGCAGAATCTGATTTGGGGCTCCCCCGTCCCACCACCTCAGAGTCATCTGTTCTTGACTATTATGAATACAACTGTATAACCTGCATTCATTATAGCTGTGTtttagttcatttatttatttttttaatccaccaaaccagtgtcactccTGTTTTTTAACCTTACCATCTTATTTTAAGTGAATTACACTATGTGTGGTGataatgatgctgaagtgaATAATAACCAAATACAACAGCAGACAACAGTTACATTCGCTGtaagtaaacaagtaaaccagtttaatggcTTTTGAATGGCTTTTAAATGTGCACTCAATATATAATATTCAGGCTAAGAAATAATACATAGTAAATATGTAACTATTTAGATATGTAAATATATCTAAATCTGCATTTCTTAAATATGCTTAGGGCCCCGAGCAGCTGCTTAGTTCTCTTATGCCTTGGGCTGGCTGTGGGTTTGATGAAAAGCATTTTAACCCTCTTTAATAAAACGGGATTGTTTCATAACTATATTGTCCTTCTATTGTCTGTATTATCTATTCCAAACATTGTAATACTGAACATTTTCTCCGTGTGGTGTGTGCGATCTGTAACGCTGTGGGTGCTGTGGTTTTCGCGTTTGGCTGATGGATGTCGTGTACTCATCTTAGTGCGTCACAAGcacctctgtgacctcttcCCTGTAACTGCTGCTACCTGCAGGCCTTCGCTCTCTCACCCGCTACAACGAGACCACAGACTGGAAAAAGAAACTCACTCCGGAGCAGTACGTCGTCACCAGAGAGAAAGCGACAGAGGAGGTGAGTTTCACGATAGAAGAATACATGGAAATGTAAACATACACATCATCAGCATGGGGATCTGGGTCAAAGCAACACTATCTCAGTCTTCCACAGTGCCTCACATGTGGACTTTGTTCATTACTGGTGTATTACCGACCTGAGGCAGGTTTGAACTGCCCAGCTATACAAACTGGGGCTGTTCAAACCTGTGAACTTGAAAGATAAAGCAACTTTGTCAGCTCAACTCATAAAAACACTGTACTGGAATCATCCTGTTACTCATATACTGACCTGTCCTGCTTTTggttggtgtttttgtgtgtatttgtgctctCAGCCCTTTAGTGGGATCTATCTAAACCATTGTGAAGTGGGGATGTACCACTGTGCCTGCTGTGATATTCCACTCTTCAGGTATACGAGGGAGACACGTCGTACAAACATCCATTATTTAATCAGCATGCACTGCAATTTCTGACACAATGATGTTAAGTAGAGTTTCACACCGTGTTAGTTTGTTATTAAATGCTTGTGTTGGTCTCTCTTTCATAGTTCAGAGGCTAAGTATGACTCAGGGACAGGCTGGCCAGCATTTAAAGAGGCTCATGGGACATGGGGGAGTGATGAAAGTCATGCCTCCGTCATACGTCGCCCTGACAACAGCCTGGGCAGCACCGGGACAGAAGTGCTCTGTAAAAATGTGAGTTATTATAGGTCAGAATTTCATTAATATTCTCCAAATATGACTCAAAGTTTCATGACTTTTCTTGTCTCCGCGTATTGTGCAGTGTGACGCCCACCTGGGACACGTGTTTGAAGACGGACCGGATCCGACAGGTCAGCGGTTCTGCATCAACAGTGTGGCGCTCACGTTTAAATCGAAAGACGGACACAAGCCCGAGGAAAACTCTTAAACTACACAGACTTAAGTTAGACCGCGGAGAGCACACTTGCTGTGCATGTTTCTAAGGAGAGGCATTGGCTCCAAAGTCAGAGAATCCATTCCAGGGTTTTGACTAAAACCAGGTCAGGAGGTTAGAGTTGAATGCTTAGGGTTTGGTGTAAAGTGAGTCACTCTTCATTTTGGAAAAAGTAAGACTATAAATGTCCTAATCATATCTTACATGACTCACATTAACCCAAACTCAAACTGTCGGGTAataacagtgaaaaaaaagttttgtttttttaaatgggcAACTTAATATATGACTAATCAAAAGATGTGAAATTGATTTGTCTTCATGTCTGAGAAAATGTctctgaattattttttttaaatctacttTACTTCCTTGTAtattacacacattattatagACATTTTATTccaatgttttgtgttttattaataattcaaattcaTCGTTTCTTTTTCAATACGTGGACATTTTGTAATTCTTTAAAATTGATTTACTGTTTAGCAAGACCACTATGAAGCtcaatattgaaataaataaacaagaactcaacactgccctctgctgtccAGTGACCAACATTGTAGTATGACCTAATTTCTCAGAGAAAGGTAATATTTAACCTTTACACACTGTTTGGGTGaaatttgacctgtttttaCACTTGacaggaataaaaacaacaactcagctCAACTGTTGTTCATTTTGCCTGAATTTTCTTTCCTGAAGTGTcacaaaattcacaaaaatgtcaacatttcaaaacatactTCTCTATAAGTGCCAACAAAATATGGACATGTTTATGTCTATCGTGTTTTAGACAATAAGTGGTATTATCAGTGAACAGAACACAGTATATTAAACTTTGTAGTAATATTTCCTCGGTAAAATTGGATAAAAATGTTTACAGGttacaaagaacaacaacatcagtgTGTGAATGCCACCAGAGTTTggaaaagggaggggtgagtgcATTATGTTTGTTATATAAAGTGTACAAAGGTATTTTTGGAAGCAGGTGCTCAAGTGAAAAATGGCACCTCtcatataataaaataacaatataatgaTACAGTGGCACATCTTGTACGTACCTACAATGttctatatatttaaataacCATACTTTATGCATTTTTCCAATTTGTAGATCAATTTTAACAGACCATTggcaacatttttaataatatttaagaTAAATACAAGATTACTGCACACGTTCTACTGTGGATCTAACTGAACCTCTTGGATTATGTGTTCCCATCCTTTGTAATAATTAGCAGCACAATTTAATGTGCTCTGTATTTGACAATATACAGTAGTGGTCCCTCCCTATGTCTGGCCTACATTCACCCATTAGTCCTTCAAGTCTGTCTTCCTGAAAAGGCCATATTCTCAAAATAACTGTTGATTTATGATTCAAATacaagaacaagctgcagggAGGGTTTAGTGTAACTATAGACATGAAGTGAAACACCCTGTTTGTTGTGAAGCTGATGGAATCTGctgtttattatcatttattatggTGAAATCTTCAGCATCATTTAACAGTCATTAGACGAAGCAACACAGAGGCAAGGTTGTGTTCTGTTGGTTGTaatatgcaacttcaccactagatgtcagtaaATGCTACACAGGAACCTCTGCCAAATAATCTTATAACGTATTAGATTCTGCCACAGAAAGGAATGAGAGTGCGGTGTTGGATTTAGTGACTGACATTGATTTATCTGAATTGATGGTATTTtgactgaggagaaaaaaacacctggAAAGTAGCAGGCGTTCATTTCTATATATCATTTTAGTCACATTAAGAAAACATAGCTCTTTATAATAGAGTGTGTGATGATTCAAGGCTACCCAAAGTCCAAAGGGAGGTTTCATAAATCTTTCAAAACAAATGGAAAGAAAACCAGGAAAAGATCCATCTCAGCAGTCTATCTATTGGCCAGAAGCATAGTTTCTGCAGAGTGATGACTGATAGGTTAGCATATAATTTGTTTGAAGTAATAacatctgaaaaacaaagcCGGAGCCATAGCAGCTTTTCTTTAAGTTGCGAAAGTGAAAatgtcgaaattatgagataaagagtcataattatgtgataaaaagtcaaaattctgagataaaaagtcagaattatgagattaaaatcataattataatGTTCTTATAATTTCGATTTTTTAATCTCATGATTATGACTATACAAATACTTACTGTACGTATCTTAACTTTACTTTGTTACT
This genomic interval carries:
- the msrb2 gene encoding methionine-R-sulfoxide reductase B2, mitochondrial, translating into MSRLVARLAVAVSQRATVAKSGISSWRIPILFRPVSTCQGLRSLTRYNETTDWKKKLTPEQYVVTREKATEEPFSGIYLNHCEVGMYHCACCDIPLFSSEAKYDSGTGWPAFKEAHGTWGSDESHASVIRRPDNSLGSTGTEVLCKNCDAHLGHVFEDGPDPTGQRFCINSVALTFKSKDGHKPEENS